One window of the Salvia splendens isolate huo1 chromosome 1, SspV2, whole genome shotgun sequence genome contains the following:
- the LOC121750956 gene encoding uncharacterized protein LOC121750956 isoform X1 yields the protein MEAQPTSIASLKKKRKQQDSQPEKHLAKHVCREKVEGDEPAKGCESEPESTNSNSFHSNCEDSFMCSDDETDGGFQETCTSDEPTTSSASWAGTSSGDSPYSSENISTSEPESLSMNEDQHDQHDVGFRWEGHAEIELYTDKELEDLLYSNGAAPGGTFILSSGRWSVDQVCCCSGARAMQEEGKKKLTIDNEFEQFFSMLML from the exons ATGGAGGCTCAACCAACTAG CATTGCTTCcttgaagaagaaaagaaaacagcAAGATTCACAGCCGGAGAAGCATCTAGCAAAGCATGTTTGTCGAGAGAAGGTAGAAGGCGATGAACCTGCTAAAGGTTGCGAATCAGAGCCAGAATCCACAAACAGCAACAGCTTCCATAGCAACTGTGAAGACTCGTTCATGTGCAGCGATGATGAAACTGATGGAGGGTTTCAAGAAACTTGCACGTCTGATGAGCCCACTACCTCATCTGCTAGTTGGGCTGGTACCTCTTCCGGTGACAGCCCCTATTCCTCGGAGAATATAAGCACCAGTGAGCCAGAGTCCTTGTCCATGAACGAGGATCAACATGATCAGCACGATGTGGGATTCAGATGGGAAGGCCACGCTGAGATCGAGCTGTACACGGATAAGGAGCTAGAGGATCTGCTCTACTCGAACGGGGCAGCCCCCGGTGGTACCTTTATTCTTTCATCCGGAAGGTGGTCTGTCGATCAAG TATGTTGTTGTTCAGGTGCAAGAGCTATGCAAGAGGAGGGTAAGAAAAAGCTGACAATTGATAATGAGTTTGAACAATTTTTTTCTATGCTTATGCTTTAG
- the LOC121750956 gene encoding protein FAR-RED ELONGATED HYPOCOTYL 1-like isoform X2, with protein MEAQPTSIASLKKKRKQQDSQPEKHLAKHVCREKVEGDEPAKGCESEPESTNSNSFHSNCEDSFMCSDDETDGGFQETCTSDEPTTSSASWAGTSSGDSPYSSENISTSEPESLSMNEDQHDQHDVGFRWEGHAEIELYTDKELEDLLYSNGAAPGGTFILSSGRWSVDQGARAMQEEGKKKLTIDNEFEQFFSMLML; from the exons ATGGAGGCTCAACCAACTAG CATTGCTTCcttgaagaagaaaagaaaacagcAAGATTCACAGCCGGAGAAGCATCTAGCAAAGCATGTTTGTCGAGAGAAGGTAGAAGGCGATGAACCTGCTAAAGGTTGCGAATCAGAGCCAGAATCCACAAACAGCAACAGCTTCCATAGCAACTGTGAAGACTCGTTCATGTGCAGCGATGATGAAACTGATGGAGGGTTTCAAGAAACTTGCACGTCTGATGAGCCCACTACCTCATCTGCTAGTTGGGCTGGTACCTCTTCCGGTGACAGCCCCTATTCCTCGGAGAATATAAGCACCAGTGAGCCAGAGTCCTTGTCCATGAACGAGGATCAACATGATCAGCACGATGTGGGATTCAGATGGGAAGGCCACGCTGAGATCGAGCTGTACACGGATAAGGAGCTAGAGGATCTGCTCTACTCGAACGGGGCAGCCCCCGGTGGTACCTTTATTCTTTCATCCGGAAGGTGGTCTGTCGATCAAG GTGCAAGAGCTATGCAAGAGGAGGGTAAGAAAAAGCTGACAATTGATAATGAGTTTGAACAATTTTTTTCTATGCTTATGCTTTAG